A genomic window from Quercus lobata isolate SW786 chromosome 10, ValleyOak3.0 Primary Assembly, whole genome shotgun sequence includes:
- the LOC115962737 gene encoding uncharacterized protein LOC115962737 — MAVTSPFSASVYLRGHQSNSHHFLSSKSPFAPVVPARKSLTVLAMAPKKKVNKYDDNWKKEWFGQGIFYEGSEEVEVDVFKKLEKRKVLSNVEKAGLLSKAEELGFTLSSIEKLGVFSKAEELGLLSLLEKVASFSPSALASAALPTFVAAVAAIVLIPDDSVGLVAVQAVLAGALGVGATGMIVGSVVLDSLQEAD, encoded by the exons ATGGCGGTCACTTCACCATTTTCAGCTTCGGTTTATCTTCGAGGACACCAATCCAACTCACACCACTTCCTCTCCTCTAAATCTCCCTTTGCTCCAGTAGTTCCAGCCAGAAAATCACTCACAGTCCTTGCTATGGCACCCAAAAAGAAG GTGAACAAGTACGATGATAATTGGAAGAAAGAGTGGTTTGGACAAGGGATATTCTACGAAGggtcagaggaagtggaagtggacGTGTTCAAGAAGCTGGAGAAGCGAAAAGTGCTGAGCAACGTTGAGAAGGCTGGCTTGCTATCCAAGGCTGAGGAACTGGGATTTACTCTCTCATCCATAGAGAAGTTGGGTGTTTTCTCCAAGGCTGAGGAGCTTGGGTTGCTCAGCTTGCTAGAGAAGGTTGCGAGCTTCTCTCCCTCGGCTCTAGCCTCGGCGGCGCTGCCAACATTTGTGGCGGCGGTGGCGGCCATCGTGTTGATTCCGGATGACTCGGTGGGGCTGGTGGCGGTGCAGGCTGTGTTGGCCGGGGCTCTTGGGGTTGGGGCTACAGGCATGATTGTTGGGTCTGTTGTATTGGATAGCTTACAAGAAgctgattga